The following proteins come from a genomic window of Pseudomonas syringae:
- a CDS encoding DNA-3-methyladenine glycosylase, whose protein sequence is MPTAAPIPLPDRFFQRDAQLLARDLLGKVIRHKVGDLWLAARIIETEAYYCAEKGSHASLGYTEKRKALFLEGGHIYMYYARGGDSLNFSAEGPGNAVLIKSAFPWTDATSDENALAQMQLNNPDASGEIRPAQRLCAGQTLLCKALGLKVPAWDAKRFDPQRLLVEDVGQTPERIIQTTRLGIPSGRDEHLLYRFVDAGYARFCTRNPLRRGQVEGRDYLLLDQGN, encoded by the coding sequence ATGCCCACTGCTGCGCCCATTCCCCTCCCTGACCGTTTTTTCCAGCGCGATGCCCAGCTACTGGCGCGCGACCTGCTGGGCAAGGTCATCCGCCACAAGGTCGGTGATCTCTGGCTGGCGGCACGGATCATCGAAACCGAAGCCTACTATTGCGCGGAGAAAGGCAGCCACGCCTCGCTCGGCTACACCGAAAAACGCAAGGCGCTGTTCCTCGAAGGCGGCCACATCTATATGTACTACGCGCGCGGCGGCGACTCGCTGAATTTCAGCGCCGAAGGGCCGGGCAATGCAGTGCTGATCAAATCCGCATTCCCGTGGACCGATGCCACCAGCGACGAAAACGCCCTGGCGCAGATGCAGCTGAACAATCCCGACGCCAGCGGCGAAATCCGCCCGGCGCAACGGCTTTGCGCGGGCCAGACGCTGCTGTGCAAGGCACTCGGCCTGAAAGTGCCTGCCTGGGACGCCAAGCGTTTCGATCCACAACGCCTGTTGGTCGAGGACGTCGGCCAGACACCTGAACGGATTATCCAGACCACCCGACTGGGCATCCCCAGCGGACGCGATGAGCATTTGCTGTATCGCTTCGTGGACGCCGGTTACGCACGATTCTGCACACGGAACCCTCTCAGACGCGGTCAGGTCGAAGGCCGCGACTACTTACTTCTCGATCAAGGAAACTGA
- a CDS encoding bifunctional DedA family/phosphatase PAP2 family protein: MGDLLNGMTGWLTANPSWVAVAIFLVAFTECVAIVGIVVPGTVIMFAIAALAGSGILPLSEVLLLGFLGGLLGDAVSYFIGRRFHQSIRQLPGLRTHPEWMAGAETYFHRYGIASLLVGRFIGPLRPMLPMIAGMCDMPLPRFIAVSVLAAAGWSIAYLMPGWAAGAAIRLPLPEGFWPEAAVVGGGLAILFGLSIQSSIRQKRYATKVISALSLILVAALFIGWPHLADFDNGLMTLVQENRSEAAQNIVLFVTSIGDFKAQLLAASLLIIVLAVARQWRHAAFALTVTLGTAVANGTLKTLFARARPEVLLDPITSYSMPSGHSSAAFALFMTLAVLAGRGQPVRLRLTWMLVCGIPALSIALSRVYLGVHWPTDILAGMLLAFCVCAASLAFFQRKESLPAMSVRVWWLVVPAMTALLGIFAVRALSHAVLRYQYLP, translated from the coding sequence ATGGGCGACCTGCTCAATGGCATGACCGGCTGGTTGACGGCAAACCCCTCCTGGGTGGCTGTCGCGATCTTCTTAGTCGCTTTTACCGAGTGTGTCGCGATTGTCGGGATCGTCGTGCCGGGCACGGTGATCATGTTTGCCATTGCCGCCCTCGCGGGTAGCGGCATTCTGCCGTTGAGCGAAGTCCTGTTGCTGGGCTTTCTGGGCGGGCTGCTCGGCGATGCGGTGTCGTACTTCATCGGTCGTCGTTTCCACCAGAGCATCCGCCAGTTGCCGGGCCTGCGCACGCACCCGGAATGGATGGCCGGGGCCGAAACCTATTTTCATCGTTACGGGATTGCCAGCCTGCTGGTTGGCCGCTTCATCGGCCCGCTGCGGCCCATGCTGCCGATGATCGCCGGTATGTGCGACATGCCGCTGCCACGCTTTATAGCAGTCAGTGTGCTGGCGGCCGCGGGCTGGTCAATTGCCTACCTGATGCCTGGCTGGGCGGCCGGTGCGGCCATTCGCCTGCCGCTGCCGGAAGGTTTCTGGCCTGAGGCTGCGGTGGTCGGTGGCGGGCTGGCGATTCTGTTCGGCCTGAGCATCCAGAGCAGCATTCGCCAGAAGCGCTATGCCACCAAGGTGATTTCCGCGCTCAGCCTGATCCTGGTAGCCGCCCTGTTCATCGGCTGGCCGCACCTGGCCGATTTCGATAACGGCCTGATGACGCTGGTCCAGGAAAACCGCAGTGAAGCCGCGCAGAACATTGTGCTGTTCGTCACCAGCATCGGTGACTTCAAGGCTCAATTGCTGGCGGCGTCCCTGCTGATCATCGTGCTGGCGGTGGCCAGACAATGGCGCCATGCAGCTTTTGCACTGACCGTTACCCTGGGCACCGCCGTAGCGAACGGCACACTGAAAACGCTGTTCGCCCGTGCGCGCCCGGAAGTGCTGCTTGATCCGATCACCTCCTACAGCATGCCCAGCGGCCACAGCTCTGCGGCTTTCGCGCTGTTCATGACCCTTGCCGTGCTGGCGGGACGTGGCCAGCCGGTACGCTTGCGCCTGACCTGGATGCTGGTCTGCGGCATTCCGGCGCTGTCGATTGCCCTGTCGCGGGTGTACCTGGGCGTTCACTGGCCGACGGATATCCTGGCCGGCATGCTCCTGGCGTTCTGCGTCTGCGCTGCCAGCCTGGCGTTCTTCCAGCGCAAGGAATCGCTGCCTGCGATGTCCGTCCGGGTCTGGTGGCTGGTGGTTCCGGCGATGACTGCGCTGCTCGGCATATTTGCCGTGCGCGCCTTGTCCCATGCGGTGTTGCGTT